The following proteins come from a genomic window of Methanosarcina sp. MTP4:
- a CDS encoding DUF2178 domain-containing protein, giving the protein MTMNMRLSGEVKEDERDYRISEKASLRTFQIIFIVQGFLYATLAILGIQLPAQPVVGALFAITGISYAGIFQWYKRM; this is encoded by the coding sequence ATGACGATGAATATGAGATTAAGTGGAGAAGTAAAAGAAGACGAAAGAGATTATCGAATTTCAGAAAAAGCCAGTCTTAGAACCTTCCAGATAATATTTATAGTCCAGGGATTTCTGTATGCGACTCTTGCCATTTTGGGCATTCAATTGCCAGCACAGCCGGTAGTAGGAGCACTTTTTGCTATTACAGGAATCTCTTATGCGGGAATCTTTCAGTGGTACAAAAGAATGTAA